One segment of Streptomyces bathyalis DNA contains the following:
- a CDS encoding thiamine ABC transporter substrate-binding protein produces MSKHVLRTAAAAATVLVLTGALAGCGGSGQGDDGKTVTLVTHDSFAVSKPVMREFTKRTGYKVKVLRGGDAGAAVNQAVLNKGNPQGDVFFGVDNTLLSRALDKGVFAPYKAEGLGHIPEKLQLDGVRNRVTPVDSGEICVNFDRGWFEKRDQAPPESLDDLADPEYENLLVTPNAATSSPGLGFLLATVEKYGDGGWKDYWKKLRANGVEVVDGWEQAYNDRFSGSAGGKGKGDRPLVVSYASSPPAEVLGKKPLPEKAPTGIAERTCFQQTEFAGLLDGARNTKGGKALLDYMLSRTFQEDMPLQMFVNPAREDAELPEVFTKYGRSAGNAATMDPARIDEHREGWIKSWTSLVVK; encoded by the coding sequence ATGAGCAAGCATGTGCTGCGCACGGCTGCGGCCGCCGCCACCGTCCTCGTCCTCACGGGCGCACTCGCCGGATGCGGCGGTTCAGGACAGGGCGACGACGGCAAGACCGTCACCCTCGTCACCCACGACTCCTTCGCCGTATCCAAGCCGGTGATGAGGGAGTTCACGAAGCGGACCGGCTACAAGGTGAAGGTGCTGCGGGGCGGCGACGCGGGCGCGGCCGTGAACCAGGCGGTGCTCAACAAGGGCAATCCGCAGGGCGACGTCTTCTTCGGGGTCGACAACACCCTCCTCTCGCGGGCCCTCGACAAGGGCGTCTTCGCTCCGTACAAGGCCGAGGGACTCGGCCACATACCGGAGAAGCTGCAGCTCGACGGGGTGCGGAACCGCGTCACGCCCGTCGACTCCGGCGAGATATGCGTCAATTTCGACCGTGGCTGGTTCGAGAAGCGGGACCAGGCTCCGCCCGAGTCGCTGGACGACCTCGCCGACCCCGAGTACGAGAACCTCCTCGTCACCCCGAACGCCGCGACCTCCTCGCCCGGGCTGGGCTTTCTGCTCGCCACCGTGGAGAAGTACGGCGACGGCGGCTGGAAGGACTACTGGAAGAAGCTGCGGGCCAACGGGGTCGAAGTCGTCGACGGCTGGGAGCAGGCGTACAACGACCGGTTCAGCGGCTCGGCCGGCGGCAAGGGCAAGGGGGACCGGCCCCTCGTCGTCTCCTACGCCTCCAGCCCTCCGGCCGAGGTCCTGGGCAAGAAGCCGTTGCCGGAGAAGGCGCCGACGGGCATCGCCGAGCGGACGTGCTTCCAGCAGACCGAGTTCGCCGGACTGCTGGACGGCGCACGCAACACCAAGGGCGGCAAGGCCCTGTTGGACTACATGCTCAGCAGGACGTTCCAGGAGGACATGCCGCTGCAGATGTTCGTCAACCCGGCCCGTGAGGACGCCGAGTTGCCCGAGGTGTTCACGAAGTATGGCCGCAGCGCCGGGAACGCGGCCACCATGGACCCGGCGAGGATCGACGAGCACCGCGAAGGCTGGATCAAGTCGTGGACGTCGCTCGTCGTGAAGTGA
- the rlmN gene encoding 23S rRNA (adenine(2503)-C(2))-methyltransferase RlmN yields the protein MPKPGELTFVAPRGAARPPRHLADLTPAERREAVAGAGEKPFRAKQLSQHYFSRLAHDPEQWTDIPAAAREKLAAELLPDLMSVVRHISCDEGMTRKTLWKLHDGTLVESVLMRYPDRVTMCISSQAGCGMNCPFCATGQAGLDRNLSTAEIVHQIVDGVRALRDGEVPAAQGQAEGSVGSPARLSNIVFMGMGEPLANYKRVVGAIRRLTDPEPDGLGLSQRGITVSTVGLVPAMLRFADEGFKCRLAVSLHAPDDELRDTLVPVNTRWKVREVLNAAWEYAAKSSRRVSIEYALIKDINDQAWRADLLGRLLKGKPVHVNLIPLNPTPGSKWTASRPEDEAAFVRALEAHGVPVTVRDTRGQEIDGACGQLAATER from the coding sequence TCTCACGCCCGCCGAGCGCCGTGAGGCCGTGGCCGGGGCGGGGGAGAAGCCCTTCCGCGCCAAGCAGCTCTCGCAGCACTACTTCTCCCGGCTCGCTCACGACCCCGAGCAGTGGACGGACATCCCGGCCGCCGCGCGCGAGAAGCTCGCCGCGGAGCTGCTGCCGGACCTGATGAGCGTGGTGCGGCACATCAGCTGCGACGAGGGCATGACCCGTAAGACGCTGTGGAAGCTGCACGACGGGACGCTCGTGGAGTCCGTCCTGATGCGCTACCCGGACCGGGTCACGATGTGCATCAGCTCGCAGGCGGGCTGCGGCATGAACTGCCCGTTCTGCGCGACCGGTCAGGCCGGTCTCGACCGGAATCTGTCGACCGCGGAGATCGTCCACCAGATCGTCGACGGCGTGCGCGCGCTGCGTGACGGCGAGGTTCCGGCGGCGCAGGGCCAGGCGGAAGGCTCGGTCGGAAGTCCGGCGCGGCTGTCGAACATCGTCTTCATGGGCATGGGCGAGCCGCTCGCCAACTACAAGCGCGTCGTGGGTGCGATCCGCCGGCTGACCGACCCGGAGCCCGATGGGCTCGGGCTCTCGCAGCGTGGGATCACCGTCTCGACCGTGGGGCTGGTCCCGGCGATGCTCCGGTTCGCCGACGAGGGCTTCAAGTGCCGTCTGGCGGTCTCGCTCCACGCGCCGGACGACGAGTTGCGCGACACCCTCGTCCCCGTCAACACCCGCTGGAAGGTCCGCGAGGTACTGAACGCCGCCTGGGAGTACGCCGCGAAGTCCTCGCGCCGCGTCTCCATCGAGTACGCGCTGATCAAGGACATCAACGACCAGGCGTGGCGCGCGGATCTGCTGGGGCGGCTGCTCAAGGGCAAGCCCGTGCACGTCAATCTGATTCCGCTCAACCCGACTCCGGGTTCCAAGTGGACGGCGTCCCGTCCCGAGGACGAGGCCGCGTTCGTGCGGGCCCTGGAGGCACACGGGGTGCCGGTGACCGTCCGCGACACCCGCGGCCAGGAGATCGACGGCGCCTGCGGGCAGTTGGCGGCGACGGAACGCTGA